The following is a genomic window from Halopelagius inordinatus.
TCGGCGGCGTAAACGGTCGGAAAGTGGCGGAAAACGGCGGAAAATCACAGCGCGAGAATCGGAAACGCGGTAACTCGACGGAGACGACGTATCCGGCGGTCAGTCCTGGTCGAGGGTACCGCGGTACGTCTCCATCGCGGTCAGGACGACGAGAGCCACGGTGCTGACGACTGCCCATCCGGCGTCGGGGACCATCGCGAATCCGGGAACGCCGAGAAGTCCGGCGGTGACGGCGGCACCGACGGCGGACGCCACAGCGAGGTTCCGCTTCGGGGCGGCAGACGACGACTCGTCTGCGGGCGTCGACGAACCGAGGTACGGTTCGAGCTGTTCGGCCATCGGCTTGAGTTCGATGTCGCCGCGGTTCTTCTCGAAGTCGATGACACCGGAACTGGCCATCTTCGGAAGGTGGCATTGGTACAGGCCGATGTAGACGCGCTTGCGCTGACTCGACGAGAGCGTGGCGATGTCGATACCGTTCTCTTTGGCCGCGATGTACTCGGCCATGTCGCCGAGTTTCGCTTCGCCGTCGTTCTGCTTCAGATACTCGATGGCGTCGCGCCGACGCTGGTTCTTCAGTATCTCGAAGATGACGTCCTTCGTGAGCGTCTCTTCGACGTCCGAAGGTTCTTCGTCGCTGGTTTGGGCTTTCTGTTCCTCTTCCGTCGCAGGTTCTTGGGTTTTGTTGAGTGATTCGAGAGCCATCTGCCTACCTCCCTCTCGTAGAGAGGGCACGTTGGTTCTGCATCAGCATCCCACCAGCCGGGTTAATTTAACGTTTCCCCGGTCGTTCCGGCTGGGCGGTATTCTGACGTTGCTGGTTCGACCCCGCACGAGAGGTCGTGTTCACAATTATGTTCCTATGATATATAACTGACTACTAGCCGCAGAGCGTGACAGGTAGGATCGAATTTATGTGTGTTCGATATCAGCTCCGTCGGAGGAGTAATCGAATCCTGAAACTACCGGCTCGGCCGCGGGGTTCGGTTCTGTCGTCTTAATTCGTTCTACAGCGGAAGATTCGGAAAATCACAGGGGTATAACGGGGAGGCGAGGCGACGTGTTATCTCGTCTTACGCGTGCGCGCGTATCATTCGATGAGAGACTGGAATGAATCGGTCGATTCGTCGGTTTGCGTCTCCGAGAGATACTGCGCGACGCCGAGTGCGAGAATCGCAGTCGAGATGAAAGCCGCGATAGCGAACCACGGAAGCGACGCGAACACCGGAACCGCGAGCTCGCGTGCGGCGATGAAAAGCCACCCGACCGCACCGAGAGCCGCGTAGTACGTCGCCCACGACCGAGACGAGTCCTCACCCTGCATCCAGAAGAACCCTTCTTGGGCCGTTCGCGGGGTGAGTTCGACCATCCGTTCCTCGTCGTCGTACGATACGATGTTCGCTTCCTCGAGTTTGGGCAGGTGAGTTTGATACAGTGAGATGTACACCCGCTGTCTCTCCTCGTCGGTTACGTCCTCTACAGCCGTTCCGTTCTCTATCGCAGCGATGCGAGCAGCGAGTTCCTTCAGACTCATCTCGTCGCCCTCCTCGTGGAGGTAGTAGATGATGTATCGCCGCCGTGAGTTGCTGAGTATTCGGAATAACTCGTCTTTTGATAGGTCAGTCATCACATTTCGGATGCGTCGTCGTCTGTCTCCCGTATGCCGACTCCAAGCGTACGAATCGTCGTCTCAGTTTATTCCGTTTGTAGTCTTTGTTATCTGCCCGCTTATCGGTATACGGCGGCCCCTACCAGTTCTTTCATTCAAGAATGTCAATTTATAATTGATATTCAGATAGATAATTTCACGATATAGTTTCGCTCATAAAGGCAACCATTATCACCATTTGCCGTTCCGAGCCGTCTCGAATGGTCACGAATCAGACCCGACGACGGGATGTTAATACACGAGGAGGGAACGTATCCTGGTGGCTAACAATACCGGATGGGAACAAATGATAGTCCGAGAACGCGATGTTCGAACTAACAGGCTTTCAGCGGGACCTCCTGTACGTGATCGCCGGGTCAGATCAGCCGTCGGGCCAAGAGATCAAAGAGCGGA
Proteins encoded in this region:
- a CDS encoding DUF7344 domain-containing protein — translated: MALESLNKTQEPATEEEQKAQTSDEEPSDVEETLTKDVIFEILKNQRRRDAIEYLKQNDGEAKLGDMAEYIAAKENGIDIATLSSSQRKRVYIGLYQCHLPKMASSGVIDFEKNRGDIELKPMAEQLEPYLGSSTPADESSSAAPKRNLAVASAVGAAVTAGLLGVPGFAMVPDAGWAVVSTVALVVLTAMETYRGTLDQD
- a CDS encoding DUF7344 domain-containing protein, which encodes MTDLSKDELFRILSNSRRRYIIYYLHEEGDEMSLKELAARIAAIENGTAVEDVTDEERQRVYISLYQTHLPKLEEANIVSYDDEERMVELTPRTAQEGFFWMQGEDSSRSWATYYAALGAVGWLFIAARELAVPVFASLPWFAIAAFISTAILALGVAQYLSETQTDESTDSFQSLIE